In a genomic window of Lathamus discolor isolate bLatDis1 chromosome 4, bLatDis1.hap1, whole genome shotgun sequence:
- the POGLUT2 gene encoding protein O-glucosyltransferase 2, whose product MRGLWPLCFALGAVAAAAAAAGRLSAERSAVWGPGLRAAAALPARYFYVQAVDPEGQRFTSSPGENAFQVKITAPEEQFTRVGVQVLDRKDGSFLVRYRMYASYKSLKIEIKTGDKHVAKSPYILKGPVYHENCDCPQEESSAWLEEMNCPESIPQIQRDLANFPTVDPDKIAKEIPQRFGQRQSLCHYTIKDNEVYIKTYGEHVGFRIFMDAILLSLTRKVKMPDVEFFVNLGDWPLEKKKSPQNLHPIFSWCGSSESKDIVMPTYDLTDSVLETMGRVSLDMMSVQANTGPSWEDKNTTAFWRGRDSRKERLELVKLSRKYPEIIDAAFTNFFFFKHDESLYGPIVKHISFFDFFKYKYQINIDGTVAAYRLPYLLAGDSVVLKQDSIYYEHFYNELQPWKHYIPFKSDLSDLLEKLQWAKDHDEEAKNIAKSGQEFARNNLMGDHIFCYYFKLFQEYASLQVSEPKIRDGMEKVQQPEDDLFPCTCHRKKAKDEL is encoded by the exons ATGCGTGGCCTGTGGCCGCTCTGCTTTGCCCTCGGAGccgtggcggcggcggcggccgcggccggCCGGCTGAGCGCCGAGCGCAGCGCGGTATGGGGGCCCGGGCTGCGCGCCGCGGCCGCCCTCCCCGCGCGGTACTTTTACGTGCAGGCCGTGGACCCCGAAGGGCAGAG GTTCACTTCGTCACCAGGTGAAAATGCATTCCAGGTGAAGATCACTGCTCCTGAGGAACAGTTCACTCGAGTTGGTGTGCAAGTATTAGACAGGAAGGATGGTTCCTTCCTTGTGAGATACAGGATGTATGCAAGCTACAAAAGCCTGAagatagaaataaaaactgGAGATAAACATGTTGCAAAGTCtccatatattttaaaag GACCTGTTTATCATGAAAACTGTGACTGCCCTCAGGAGGAGAGCAGTGCATGGCTGGAAGAGATGAACTGCCCTGAAAGCATCCCACAGATTCAGAGAGACCTAGCAAATTTTCCCACTGTTGATCCAGATAAGATTGCAAAAGAAATTCCGCAGAGGTTTGGGCAAAGACAGAGTTTGTGTCATTACACCATCAAAGATAATGAG GTTTATATAAAGACGTATGGGGAACATGTTGGCTTCAGAATTTTCATGGATGCCATACTGCTTTCTTTGACAAGAAAA GTGAAAATGCCGGATGTAGaattttttgttaatttggGGGACTGGCCTCTAGAGAAAAAGAAGTCCCCACAGAACCTGCACCCCATCTTCTCATGGTGTGGGTCCAGTGAGTCAAAGGACATTGTCATGCCAACATATGACTTAACAGACTCAGTTTTGGAGACTATGGGACG agTCAGTCTGGACATGATGTCAGTGCAGGCAAATACTGGCCCGTCATGGGAAGACAAGAATACCACAGCGTTCTGGAGAGGACGTGACAGCCGCAAGGAGAGGCTTGAACTTGTAAAACTCAGCAGAAAATATCCAGAGATCATAGATGCTGCTttcacaaactttttttttttcaaacatgacGAAAGCCTCTATGGCCCCATTGTTaagcacatttcattttttgacttttttaaG tataAATACCAAATTAACATTGATGGCACAGTGGCAGCATACAGATTGCCTTATCTACTAGCAGGAGACAGCGTGGTGCTAAAGCAAGACTCCATCTACTACGAGCATTTCTATAATGAGCTGCAGCCATGGAAACACTACATCCCATTTAAAAGTGATCTGAGTGATCTGCTAGAAAAACTGCAGTGGGCAAAAGATCATGATGAAGAG gcaaaaaatattgcaaaatctGGACAAGAATTTGCAAGAAACAATCTCATGGGAGATCAcattttttgttactatttcaaACTTTTCCAG GAGTACGCCAGCTTGCAAGTGAGCGAGCCAAAAATCAGAGATGGGATGGAGAAAGTCCAGCAGCCTGAAGATGACCTTTTTCCATGTACTTGCCACAGAAAAAAG GCCAAAGATGAACTCTGA
- the TEX30 gene encoding testis-expressed protein 30 isoform X1, with protein sequence MGGRSEVKVKIPFGNKCLDAVFSVPEKKPAYGVILTHGAGGDMNFPHLVSLAACLASHGVLCLRFTCKGLNIAYRAKAFKTVVEYLKLSDDYKLSGVFLAGRSMGSRAAAAVVRQLSQGDNDDDFVQGLVCLSYPLHRLKLQSKLRDEDLLLIRCPVLFVSGSADEMCEKQLLEGVVSKMKAPKKIHWIDKANHGMAVKGRTADDVMEEINAQVFSWLRENMELEHK encoded by the exons ATGGGCGGGCGGTCTGAG gTTAAAGTGAAAATACCTTTTGGAAACAAGTGTCTCGATGCTGTCTTTTCTGTTCCAGAGAAGAAACCAGCATATGGAGTGATTCTTACccatggagctggaggagataTGAACTTCCCTCACTTAGTGTCTTTGGCAGCCTGTCTTGCATCCCATGGAGTCCTGTGCCTACGGTTTACTTGTAAAGGCCTTAACATTGCTTATAGGGCTAAGGCCTTCAAAACAGTTGTG GAATACCTAAAGCTTTCTGATGATTATAAACTTTCAGGTGTCTTCCTTGCAG GCCGCTCCATGGGCTCACGAGCTGCTGCAGCGGTGGTACGTCAGCTTAGCCAGGGTGATAATGATGATGACTTCGTTCAAGGTCTTGTATGTTTGTCTTACCCATTGCATCGACTAAAACTTCAGTCCAAGCTCCGGGATGAAGATTTATTATTGATCAGGTGTCCAGTGCTGTTTGTCTCGGGATCAGCAGATGAGATGTGTGAAAAA CAATTGCTAGAAGGCGTGGTAAGCAAAATGAAAGCCCCTAAAAAAATCCACTGGATTGATAAAGCAAACCATGGGATGGCAGTCAAAGGACGAACAGCAGATGATGTCATGGAAGAAATAAATGCCCAAGTGTTTTCGTGGCTTAGAGAGAATATGGAACTGGAGCACAAATGA
- the TEX30 gene encoding testis-expressed protein 30 isoform X2, with translation MNFPHLVSLAACLASHGVLCLRFTCKGLNIAYRAKAFKTVVEYLKLSDDYKLSGVFLAGRSMGSRAAAAVVRQLSQGDNDDDFVQGLVCLSYPLHRLKLQSKLRDEDLLLIRCPVLFVSGSADEMCEKQLLEGVVSKMKAPKKIHWIDKANHGMAVKGRTADDVMEEINAQVFSWLRENMELEHK, from the exons aTGAACTTCCCTCACTTAGTGTCTTTGGCAGCCTGTCTTGCATCCCATGGAGTCCTGTGCCTACGGTTTACTTGTAAAGGCCTTAACATTGCTTATAGGGCTAAGGCCTTCAAAACAGTTGTG GAATACCTAAAGCTTTCTGATGATTATAAACTTTCAGGTGTCTTCCTTGCAG GCCGCTCCATGGGCTCACGAGCTGCTGCAGCGGTGGTACGTCAGCTTAGCCAGGGTGATAATGATGATGACTTCGTTCAAGGTCTTGTATGTTTGTCTTACCCATTGCATCGACTAAAACTTCAGTCCAAGCTCCGGGATGAAGATTTATTATTGATCAGGTGTCCAGTGCTGTTTGTCTCGGGATCAGCAGATGAGATGTGTGAAAAA CAATTGCTAGAAGGCGTGGTAAGCAAAATGAAAGCCCCTAAAAAAATCCACTGGATTGATAAAGCAAACCATGGGATGGCAGTCAAAGGACGAACAGCAGATGATGTCATGGAAGAAATAAATGCCCAAGTGTTTTCGTGGCTTAGAGAGAATATGGAACTGGAGCACAAATGA